In Leishmania infantum JPCM5 genome chromosome 33, a genomic segment contains:
- a CDS encoding putative recombinase rad51, protein MALIECAESLSSSTKAKLQDAGILYVSEVVALLSSTGYRAGDDGDGKPASALRYLSTVLKHHVSPSDPRAPRRLRRDAGGDDRGAVNDQGEPASVSRSIETTVPSNLCKETEASRFLNLTEDEMREIVEMATRATVGADGEHKGGNDTAFSAQGRDSVHGVMSSLPPRPPACLSRSADSAPETRVHAHKGGSRSGAIPGCRTVREMHAEFQARQAQGFPTHVTTFSRELDGVLGGGVPVGGVTEISGPPGVGKTQLLMQLAVSCAMPVEFGGMGGACLFVDTEGSFVAERLEQMATAAVSLVRAILLTQPQPPRNETTVAPSSDARLSRESPKKRGRSPPLDPRKALLSHGHCTGLGAASGIQEEFTVESVLQRVHYIRVTDLVGLLALLHSLPSWFEEERTAEAKSVATSGTAETPTHSSGPGDSSANSARAAVRMVLIDSIALPFRSSDDFHREGLMSSTGSGEDSAMHLLGDTGRIAAHNGLLSQFPNRLLSKHGLWRRSRLLFQCSTLLERLAATFQLAIVVTNHMTTKVLHGTAFNGTENGSSAEGSGCSAPSSAANGGQRRQSVLVPALGDAWGQGLSTRLLLSFHHYDVPACSFVDRPSSPTAAAACTEDVVYSLSSQQQQLPTSLRSVVQHRVVRVLKCSGQPRRETCFAVTSKGIRDARRDMVSQRIAKATGARESRE, encoded by the coding sequence ATGGCACTGATCGAGTGCGCCGagtcgctgtcctcctccaccaaGGCGAAACTGCAGGACGCTGGCATCCTCTACGTTTCGGAGGTTgtcgcccttctctcctcgACGGGTTACCGCGCTGgtgatgacggcgacggcaagcCGGCTTCAGCGCTGCGGTACCTCAGCACTGTATTGAAGCATCACGTCTCCCCGAGTGACCCCCGAGCACCACGCCGACTGAGAAGAGATGCCGGCGGAGATGACCGTGGCGCTGTTAATGACCAGGGTGAGCCGGCCAGCGtctcgcgcagcatcgaGACGACGGTACCATCGAATCTCTGCAAAGAGACCGAGGCGTCAAGGTTCCTGAATCTCACCGAGGACGAGATGCGCGAAATTGTCGAGATGGCGACGCGTGCCACCGTAGGGGCGGATGGGGAACACAAGGGAGGCAACGATACTGCCTTCAGCGCGCAAGGGAGAGATTCCGTTCATGGTGTGATGTCATCTTTGCCTCCTCGCCCACCGGCTTGCTTATCCCGGTCTGCGGACTCTGCACCCGAGACACGCGTACACGCTCACAAGGGTGGCAGTCGCTCTGGTGCGATCCCGGGCTGCCGCACAGTGCGTGAGATGCACGCAGAATTCCAGGCCCGTCAAGCGCAGGGCTTTCCGACCCACGTGACAACCTTCTCTCGCGAGCTCGACGGCGTACTTGGCGGTGGTGTTCCCGTTGGCGGCGTCACCGAGATCAGTGGGCCCCCTGGCGTTGGAAAGACACAGCTGTTGATGCAGCTAGCTGTTAGCTGTGCCATGCCAGTAGAGTTCGGAGGGATGGGTGGCGCGTGCCTTTTCGTTGATACGGAGGGCAGCTTTGTGGCTGAGCGCTTAGAACAaatggcgacggcggcggtgtccCTCGTGCGCGCCATCCTTctcacgcagccgcagccgccacgaaACGAGACGACCGTGGCGCCGTCATCAGACGCGCGACTGTCACGAGAGTCGCCTAAAAAGCGAGGCCGCTCGCCACCGCTGGACCCCCGAAAGGCATTGCTTTCGCACGGTCATTGCACGGGCTTGGGTGCCGCATCAGGCATTCAAGAGGAGTTCACGGTGGAGTCCGTGTTGCAGCGTGTGCACTACATCCGAGTAACAGACCTGGTAGGACTgctggcgctcctgcacAGTCTGCCGTCGTGGTTTGAGGAGGAGCGGACTGCCGAGGCGAAGAGTGTTGCCACGAGTGGCACAGCAGAGACACCGACGCATTCTTCAGGGCCGGGTGACAGCTCTGCCAACAGCGCCCGCGCGGCAGTGCGGATGGTGCTGATAGACTCGATCGCGTTGCCGTTCCGCTCCTCCGACGACTTCCACAGAGAGGGACTCATGAGCAGCACCGGTAGCGGTGAGGATAGCGCCATGCATCTGCTCGGCGACACTGGTAGGATTGCTGCGCACAACGGCCTCCTCTCGCAGTTCCCCAACAGACTCTTGTCGAAGCACGGACTCTGGCGACGGTCGCGGCTGCTGTTTCAGTGCAGTACGCTGCTGGAGCGACTGGCAGCCACATTTCAGCTGGCCATCGTCGTGACCAACCATATGACCACCAAGGTGCTGCACGGCACTGCTTTCAATGGCACTGAAAACGGCAGCTCAGCTGAGGGGTCTGGTTGCTCTGCGccaagcagcgcggcgaaCGGAGGCCAGCGTCGGCAGAGCGTTCTCGTCCCGGCGCTCGGTGACGCGTGGGGCCAGGGCCTCTCCACGCGGCTTCTGCTTTCTTTCCATCACTACGACGTTCCTGCCTGTAGTTTTGTTGATCGACCCAGCTCGccgacggcagctgcagcgtgcaCGGAAGACGTTGTCTACTCCCTGTCatcacagcagcaacagctgcCGACCTCTCTGCGCAGCGTGGTGCAGCACCGGGTGGTGCGGGTGCTCAAGTGCAGCGGCCAGCCGAGGCGGGAGACGTGCTTCGCCGTGACGTCGAAGGGGATTCGTGACGCTCGCAGGGACATGGTGTCGCAACGCATTGCGAAAGCTACTGGCGCCAGAGAATCGCGCGAATAG
- a CDS encoding putative UDP-N-acetylglucosamine pyrophosphorylase, translating into MPSKAALLTVLAGSGQEHLVDDYDALSPSEQTTLATQILSYTNAQWKHMNVILRDSLRHLNSSNAAAGTGGGNAAKAASQITPPPADTIINVPALLAKRPSELAAIRAAGMRVVANGEGAVLLMAGGSGTRLGMTIPKGMLECGKLVSGRSLFAYHCQRIRKMERMAAAAAASPSQSSAVAAAGGASVPVGAGRGTMPLLVTTSDQNDTVTRQFFHEHNFFGLLPDQVFFSRQCSLPCYDEATGRVLMEARGSICLAPGGNAGVYESLAKASATTSGSQSVLAQIEARGVRYVQIVSVDNILARVGDPYFFGVAASYQAEVVLKTVPKVSAAEKVGVVAQVDGEWAVVEYTEIGDRRSAEKDPATGELAFNCGNIASHCCSLDFLAFAATYMETSTFYHAARKTIPTINGPAPAIKLEAFIFDVFRYAKDVPSRAERAKKAPLPDALQILQVDRSMEFAPIKNADGAAADTPMTAAQLLLDLHTKWVAEAIEAAPGTCAAASISTPGMYTTQERATALQRLRDGQCCWEISPLVSYEGEGLAAYVGQLIHRSATGIGVLGLEETTAGTASI; encoded by the coding sequence ATGCCCTCGAAGGCCGCACTGCTGACTGTCTTGGCGGGGAGTGGCCAGGAACATCTCGTTGACGACTACGACGCGCTTTCGCCATCAGAGCAGACGACACTGGCGACTCAAATTCTGTCGTACACGAATGCGCAGTGGAAGCACATGAACGTGATTCTGCGAGAcagcctgcgccacctgaATTCGAGCAACGCCGCGGCAGGTACAGGAGGGGGCAACGCTGCGAAGGCTGCCTCACAGATTACGCCTCCTCCGGCGGACACGATCATCAATGTTCCTGCTCTCCTCGCCAAGAGGCCCAGCGAGCTGGCAGCTATCCGAGCCGCTGGCATGCGCGTGGTCGCGAACGGTgagggggcggtgctgctgatggcgggcggaagcggcaccCGTCTTGGCATGACCATCCCAAAAGGTATGCTCGAGTGCGGCAAGCTCGTCAGCGGACGCTCGCTCTTTGCATACCACTGCCAGCGCATCCGCAAGATGGAGAGgatggccgctgccgctgccgcatcgccatcgcAGTCGTCTGCTGtagctgcagcaggtggtGCGTCCGTGCCAGTGGGCGCCGGCCGTGGGAcaatgccgctgctggtcaCGACGTCAGACCAGAATGACACCGTGACGCGGCAGTTTTTTCACGAACATAACTTCTTTGGGCTGCTTCCCGATCAGGTGTTCTTTTCTCGTCAATGCTCACTCCCGTGCTACGACGAGGCGACAGGGCGAGTGCTGATGGAGGCGAGAGGCAGTATTTGCCTCGCACCGGGCGGTAACGCCGGCGTCTACGAGAGTTTGGCCAAGGCGTCCGCCACAACGTCTGGCAGCCAGAGCGTGCTGGCGCAAATCGAAGCACGGGGCGTGCGCTATGTTCAAATCGTGAGTGTGGACAACATCCTCGCCAGGGTGGGTGATCCGTACTTCTTCGGCGTGGCCGCATCATACCAGGCTGAGGTAGTCCTCAAGACGGTGCCAAAGGTGTCAGCGGCCGAGAAAGTCGGTGTCGTGGCGCAGGTGGACGGCGAATGGGCCGTCGTCGAGTACACGGAGATTGGGGATAGACGTTCCGCCGAAAAAGATCCGGCAACGGGCGAGCTTGCTTTCAACTGCGGCAACATCGCTTCCCACTGCTGCTCCCTTGATTTTCTGGCGTTTGCTGCCACGTACATGGAGACGAGCACCTTTTACCACGCAGCCCGCAAGACGATTCCGACCATTAACGGCCCCGCCCCCGCGATCAAGCTTGAGGCGTTTATCTTTGACGTCTTCCGCTACGCGAAGGACGTACCGAGTCGGGCGGAGCGAGCCAagaaggcgccgctgccggacgCATTGCAGATTCTGCAGGTGGACCGCAGCATGGAGTTTGCGCCGATTAAGAacgctgatggcgctgccgcggacaCGCCAATGACCGCCGCTCAGCTGCTCTTGGACCTGCACACCAAATGGGTGGCCGAGGCTATCGAAGCGGCTCCGGGGACCTGTGCAGCGGCTTCAATCAGCACGCCGGGAATGTACACGACACAGGAgcgcgcgacggcgctccAGCGACTACGTGACGGGCAGTGTTGCTGGGAAATCTCTCCTCTCGTCTCGTATGAGGGCGAGGGGCTCGCGGCATACGTAGGGCAGTTGATTCACCGATCTGCCACTGGCATCGGTGTCTTAGGCCTGGAAGAGACAACAGCGGGCACGGCGAGCATATGA
- a CDS encoding metallo-peptidase, Clan MA(E), Family M32: MEAYKKLETIFTKVYRLDHFLGLGNWDMNTNMPPKGEESRGEAMAMLSELRFGFITAPEVKSLIESATKGSEELNAVQRANLREMRRAWKSATALPAEFVGRKMRLTTHAHSVWRDSRKANDFAKFLPVLRDLVALAREEGSYLAAGTSLSPYEALMNEYEPGITTQKLDEVYANVKSWLPQLLKDIVQKQSGESVIAFSHKFPQDKQEALCKEFMKIWHFDTDAGRLDVSPHPFTGMTKEDCRLTTNYIEDTFVQSLYGVIHESGHGKYEQNCGPREHITQPVCNARSLGLHESQSLFAEFQIGHATPFIDYLTTRLPEFFEAQPAFSQDNMRKSLQQVKPGYIRVDADEVCYPLHVILRYEIERDLMEGKMEVEDVPRAWNAKMQEYLGLSTEGRDDVGCLQDVHWSMGALGYFPTYSLGAMYAAQIMASIRKELGDDKVDECLRTGELGPLLEKQQEKIWDHGCLYETDDLMTRATGETLNPEYLRRHLEARYLNA; the protein is encoded by the coding sequence ATGGAGGCGTACAAGAAGCTGGAAACGATCTTTACGAAGGTCTACCGCCTGGACCACTTCCTCGGTCTGGGCAACTGGGACATGAACACAAACATGCCCCCCAAGGGCGAGGAATCACGCGGTGAGGCGATGGCGATGCTCTCGGAGCTCCGCTTTGGCTTCATCACGGCACCGGAGGTGAAAAGCCTGATTGAGAGTGCCACCAAGGGCAGCGAGGAGCTGAatgcggtgcagcgcgctAACTTGCGGGAGATGAGGCGTGCGTGGaagagcgccaccgccttgCCGGCTGAGTTTGTGGGCCGCAAGATGCGCCTCacgacacacgcgcacagcgtGTGGCGCGACAGCCGCAAAGCAAATGACTTCGCCAAGTTCCTACCGGTGCTCAGGGACCTGGTGGCGCTCGCCCGTGAGGAGGGCTCATacctcgccgccggcacctccctctccccgtaTGAGGCGCTCATGAACGAGTACGAGCCAGGAATCACGACACAAAAGCTGGATGAGGTGTACGCAAATGTAAAGtcgtggctgccgcagctgctaAAGGACATTGTGCAGAAGCAGTCCGGCGAGTCGGTGATTGCGTTCTCGCATAAGTTCCCGCAGGACAAGCAGGAAGCACTGTGCAAGGAATTCATGAAGATCTGGCACTTCGACACCGATGCCGGTCGCCTCGACGTCAGCCCCCACCCTTTCACGGGAATGACGAAGGAGGACTGCCGACTCACAACAAACTACATCGAAGACACGTTTGTTCAGAGCTTGTATGGCGTCATCCACGAGAGTGGGCATGGCAAGTACGAGCAGAACTGTGGCCCACGCGAGCACATCACGCAGCCGGTGTGCAACGCCCGCTCTCTTGGCCTGCATGAGAGCCAGAGCCTCTTTGCGGAGTTTCAGATCGGCCACGCGACGCCCTTCATCGACTACCTCACAACTCGCCTTCCTGAGTTCTTCGAGGCGCAGCCAGCGTTCTCGCAGGACAACATGCGCaagtcgctgcagcaggtgaaGCCGGGCTACATTCGCGTCGATGCCGATGAGGTGTGCTACCCTCTGCACGTGATCCTGCGCTACGAGATCGAGCGCGACTTGATGGAGGGCAAAATGGAGGTGGAAGACGTGCCGCGCGCGTGGAACGCAAAGATGCAGGAGTACTTGGGTCTCTCAACGGAGGGCCGTGACGACGTTGGGTGCCTGCAGGACGTGCATTGGTCCATGGGTGCGCTCGGCTACTTTCCGACGTACTCGCTCGGCGCCATGTATGCGGCGCAGATCATGGCGAGCATCCGAAAGGAGCTGGGAGACGACAAGGTGGATGAGTGCCTGCGCACCGGTGAGCTCGGCCCCCTCCTGGAAaagcagcaggagaagaTCTGGGATCATGGGTGCCTGTACG